One Gavia stellata isolate bGavSte3 chromosome 20, bGavSte3.hap2, whole genome shotgun sequence genomic region harbors:
- the ADNP gene encoding activity-dependent neuroprotector homeobox protein isoform X2, which yields MSLRRPSTINFGAFLSQKEKQARARERDMLKKRRRRQDYLKRSVEPQKNAETIKWHRDDEKRRENEQVKDKDIKKRWRQDERERRKNVDAMNWRREDEKRENERETMFQLPVNNLGSLRKARKTVKKILSDIGLEYCKEHIEDFKQFEPNDFYLKNTTWEDVGLWDPSLTKNQDYRTKPFCCSACPFSSKFFSAYKSHFRNVHSEDFENRILLNCPYCTFNADKKTLETHIKIFHAPNASTPSGGISTFKDKNKHDSLKPKQADSVEQAVYYCKKCTYRDPLYEIVRKHIYREHFQHVAAPYVAKGGEKSLNGAVPLSSSTREEGSIHCKRCLFMPKSYEALVQHVIEDHERIGYQVTAMIGHTNVVVPRSKPLMLIAPKPQDKKPMGLPQRMGPLSPGSVRSLSSQQMMNRLTIPKPTLNSAGVNMMSNVHLQQNNYGVKSVPPSYVGQPGGRLNLSGNAPVSIPQQSQTMKQFSASGNGRPYTLGGEQRSQASARYSLQSANSSSLSSAQLKQTSLSQSQAASRVLGQSGSKSPVAATGPSAVNTSSTQKWKICTICNELFPENVYSVHFEKEHKAEKVPAVANYIMKIHNFTSKCLYCNRYLPTDTLLNHMLIHGLSCPYCRSTFNDVEKMAAHMRMVHVDEEMGPKTDSTLTFDLTLQQGSHTNIHLLVTTYNLRDAPAESVAYHAQNTPPVPPKPQPKIQEKSDVPVKSSPQAAVPYKKDVGKTLCPLCFSILKGPISDALAHHLRERHQVIQTVHPVEKKLTYKCIHCLGVYTSNMTASTITLHLVHCRGVGKTQNGQDKGTSSSRLSQSPAVAPVKRTYEHMEFSLMKKRKMDDDDSPSAFEEKPEEPVVLALDPKGHEDDSYEARKTFLTKYFNKQPYPTRREIEKLAASLWLWKSDIASHFSNKRKKCVRDCEKYKPGVLLGFNMKELNKVKHEMDFDAEWLFENHDEKNSRVNVSKTVDKKINLEKDNESSSDSYENIEEEYNESGSPFGQRIPDIGGKTSSDSLVENPEDSISKEIIEENTLQSPEKSDQKQEESSKYEEIISAEEPAKLVGDVSDSEGDQDDQDDAVEWKDGASQSESGPGSQQVSDFEDNTSEVKPEVWTDESSQSEDAGSSKPTVETKGGGSESDEEQSKWKNRSYGKVEEFWPKDQSQWKNASEIEESLANQQMEWQNSTIDSEDGDQFDSVTDGVAEPMHSSLTGVELSSQQA from the exons ATGAGTCTGAGACGCCCAAGCACCATTAATTTTGGAG cttttctttcccagaaagaaaagcaggctCGTGCCAGGGAAAGGGATATGttaaaaaagaggaggaggcgACAAGACTATCTCAAAAGAAGCGTGGAGCcgcagaaaaatgcagaaacaatAAAATGGCACAGGGATGAtgagaagaggagagaaaatgagCAAGTTAAGGACAAAGATATCAAGAAGCGGTGGAGACAGGATGAGAGAGAACGACGAAAGAATGTGGACGCTATGAATTGGCGCAGGGAAGATGAGAAGAGGGAAAATGAGCGAG AAACTATGTTCCAACTTCCTGTCAACAACCTTGGCAGTTTAAGAAAGGCCCggaaaactgtgaaaaaaatacttagtgACATTGGTTTGGAATACTGTAAAGAACATATAGAA gaTTTTAAGCAGTTTGAACCTAAtgacttttatttgaaaaacactACATGGGAAGATGTAGGATTGTGGGACCCATCGCTTACAAAAAATCAG GACTATCGGACAAAGCCCTTTTGCTGCAGTGCATGTCCATTTTCCTCGAAGTTCTTTTCAGCGTACAAAAGCCACTTCCGGAATGTTCATAGTGAAGACTTTGAAAATAGGATTCTCCTTAATTGTCCTTACTGTACTTTCAATGCGGACAAAAAGACTTTGGAAACgcacattaaaatatttcatgctCCAAATGCCAGTACACCGAGTGGAGGCATCAGcacttttaaagataaaaacaaacatgatAGCCTTAAACCTAAGCAGGCTGACAGTGTAGAACAAGCTGTTTATTACTGTAAGAAGTGCACTTACCGAGATCCTCTGTATGAAATAGTTAGAAAGCACATTTACAGGGAACATTTTCAGCATGTTGCTGCTCCTTACGTAGCGAAGGGAGGTGAAAAGTCACTCAATGGTGCAGTTCCGTTAAGTTCCAGTACCCGAGAGGAGGGTAGTATTCACTGCAAAAGATGCCTTTTTATGCCGAAATCATATGAAGCTTTAGTACAGCATGTTATCGAAGACCACGAACGTATAGGATATCAGGTAACAGCAATGATAGGTCACACTAATGTAGTGGTTCCAAGATCTAAACCTTTGATGCTGATAGCTCCAAAACCACAGGATAAAAAGCCCATGGGACTCCCTCAGAGGATGGGTCCCCTTTCCCCTGGAAGTGTTCGATCTCTTTCATCACAACAGATGATGAACAGACTCACCATACCAAAGCCTACGTTAAATTCTGCAGGAGTGAATATGATGTCAAATGTTCACCTACAACAAAACAATTACGGAGTCAAATCAGTACCACCAAGTTACGTTGGTCAGCCAGGGGGAAGGCTAAACTTAAGCGGTAATGCACCAGTTTCTATTCCACAACAATCGCAAACAATGAAACAGTTTTCAGCGAGTGGAAATGGAAGGCCTTATACTCTTGGAGGGGAACAGAGATCACAGGCCTCGGCGAGATACTCTCTTCAGTCTGCCaattcatcttctctttcatcAGCTCAGTTGAAACAGACGTCATTATCTCAGTCGCAGGCGGCTTCAAGAGTATTAGGTCAGTCTGGCTCGAAGTCTCCTGTAGCTGCTACAGGTCCTTCTGCTGTCAATACATCATCCACACAGAAGTGGAAAATCTGTACAATCTGTAATGAGCTGTTTCCTGAAAATGTGTATAGTGTCCACTTTGAAAAGGAGCACAAGGCTGAAAAGGTGCCTGCAGTAGCTAACTATATAATGAAAATACACAATTTCACTAGCAAGTGTCTATACTGTAATCGCTATTTACCCACTGATACATTGCTTAATCATATGTTAATACATGGTCTGTCTTGTCCGTATTGCCGTTCAACCTTCAATGATGTTGAAAAGATGGCTGCTCATATGCGAATGGTTCATGTTGATGAAGAAATGGGACCTAAAACTGATTCCACTCTAACCTTTGATTTGACATTGCAGCAGGGTAGTCACACGAACATACATCTTCTTGTAACCACCTACAACTTGAGAGATGCTCCTGCTGAATCTGTAGCTTACCATGCTCAGAATACTCCCCCAGTTCCTCCAAAACCACAGCCGAAAATCCAGGAGAAGTCTGATGTACCTGTAAAAAGTTCTCCGCAAGCAGCAGTTCCCTACAAAAAAGATGTGGGGAAAACTCTCTGTCCTCTGTGCTTTTCAATCCTAAAAGGACCCATCTCTGATGCCCTTGCACATCATCTACGGGAGAGGCACCAAGTGATTCAGACAGTTCATCCGGTTGAGAAAAAGCTAACCTACAAATGCATTCATTGCCTTGGTGTATATACTAGTAACATGACTGCCTCAACTATAACGCTGCACCTTGTTCACTGCAGAGGTGTTGGGAAGACTCAGAATGGCCAGGACAAAGGTACTTCGTCATCTCGGCTAAGTCAGTCTCCAGCTGTGGCACCTGTAAAACGTACTTATGAACACATGGAATTCTCCctaatgaagaaaaggaaaatggatgATGATGACTCCCCCTCTGCCTTTGAGGAGAAGCCTGAGGAACCTGTAGTTCTAGCATTGGACCCCAAGGGTCATGAAGATGATTCCTATGAAGccaggaaaacatttcttacaaaatattttaataagcaaCCATATCCCACTAGGAGAGAGATTGAAAAGCTGGCTGCCAGTTTGTGGCTATGGAAATCTGATATTGCGTCTCATTTTAgtaacaaaaggaagaaatgtgttAGAGATTGTGAAAAATACAAACCTGGTGTGCTGCTTGGTTTCAATATGAAAGAGTTAAACAAGGTTAAACATGAAATGGATTTTGATGCTGAATGGCTGTTTGAAAACCACGATGAAAAGAATTCCAGAGTCAATGTTAGTAAGACTgttgataaaaaaataaacttagaAAAAGACAATGAAAGTTCCTCAGACAGCTATGAAAATATAGAAGAGGAATACAATGAAAGCGGTAGTCCATTTGGTCAGCGTATTCCTGACATTGGTGGGAAAACCTCTTCTGATAGCCTAGTGGAGAACCCAGAGGACAGCATATCCAAGGAAATcattgaagaaaatacattacaGTCTCCAGAGAAGTCTGATCAAAAACAAGAGGAAAGCTCTAAATATGAAGAGATTATTTCTGCTGAAGAACCAGCAAAACTGGTAGGTGATGTTTCAGATAGCGAAGGTGATCAGGATGATCAAGATGATGCTGTTGAATGGAAAGATGGAGCCTCGCAGTCTGAAAGCGGGCCCGGCTCTCAGCAGGTTTCTGATTTTGAAGATAATACATCGGAAGTAAAACCAGAAGTGTGGACAGATGAATCCTCCCAAAGTGAAGATGCTGGTAGCAGTAAACCGACTGTTGAGACAAAAGGGGGTGGATCTGAAAGTGATGAAGAACAGTCAAAGTGGAAGAATCGTTCCTATGGAAAAGTAGAAGAGTTTTGGCCTAAGGACCAGTCGCAATGGAAAAATGCATCAGAGATTGAGGAGAGCCTGGCAAATCAGCAGATGGAATGGCAGAATAGCACAATTGACAGTGAGGATGGAGATCAGTTTGACAGTGTGACTGATGGAGTAGCAGAACCAATGCATAGCAGCTTAACTGGTGTGGAGCTGAGTAGCCAGCAAGCATAA
- the ADNP gene encoding activity-dependent neuroprotector homeobox protein isoform X1 translates to MEYCMLGTSAFHKVQQQLMMPRKAFLSQKEKQARARERDMLKKRRRRQDYLKRSVEPQKNAETIKWHRDDEKRRENEQVKDKDIKKRWRQDERERRKNVDAMNWRREDEKRENERETMFQLPVNNLGSLRKARKTVKKILSDIGLEYCKEHIEDFKQFEPNDFYLKNTTWEDVGLWDPSLTKNQDYRTKPFCCSACPFSSKFFSAYKSHFRNVHSEDFENRILLNCPYCTFNADKKTLETHIKIFHAPNASTPSGGISTFKDKNKHDSLKPKQADSVEQAVYYCKKCTYRDPLYEIVRKHIYREHFQHVAAPYVAKGGEKSLNGAVPLSSSTREEGSIHCKRCLFMPKSYEALVQHVIEDHERIGYQVTAMIGHTNVVVPRSKPLMLIAPKPQDKKPMGLPQRMGPLSPGSVRSLSSQQMMNRLTIPKPTLNSAGVNMMSNVHLQQNNYGVKSVPPSYVGQPGGRLNLSGNAPVSIPQQSQTMKQFSASGNGRPYTLGGEQRSQASARYSLQSANSSSLSSAQLKQTSLSQSQAASRVLGQSGSKSPVAATGPSAVNTSSTQKWKICTICNELFPENVYSVHFEKEHKAEKVPAVANYIMKIHNFTSKCLYCNRYLPTDTLLNHMLIHGLSCPYCRSTFNDVEKMAAHMRMVHVDEEMGPKTDSTLTFDLTLQQGSHTNIHLLVTTYNLRDAPAESVAYHAQNTPPVPPKPQPKIQEKSDVPVKSSPQAAVPYKKDVGKTLCPLCFSILKGPISDALAHHLRERHQVIQTVHPVEKKLTYKCIHCLGVYTSNMTASTITLHLVHCRGVGKTQNGQDKGTSSSRLSQSPAVAPVKRTYEHMEFSLMKKRKMDDDDSPSAFEEKPEEPVVLALDPKGHEDDSYEARKTFLTKYFNKQPYPTRREIEKLAASLWLWKSDIASHFSNKRKKCVRDCEKYKPGVLLGFNMKELNKVKHEMDFDAEWLFENHDEKNSRVNVSKTVDKKINLEKDNESSSDSYENIEEEYNESGSPFGQRIPDIGGKTSSDSLVENPEDSISKEIIEENTLQSPEKSDQKQEESSKYEEIISAEEPAKLVGDVSDSEGDQDDQDDAVEWKDGASQSESGPGSQQVSDFEDNTSEVKPEVWTDESSQSEDAGSSKPTVETKGGGSESDEEQSKWKNRSYGKVEEFWPKDQSQWKNASEIEESLANQQMEWQNSTIDSEDGDQFDSVTDGVAEPMHSSLTGVELSSQQA, encoded by the exons ATGGAGTATTGCATGCTGGGAACAAGTGCTTTCCATAAG GTACAGCAGCAGCTCATGATGCCCCgtaaagcttttctttcccagaaagaaaagcaggctCGTGCCAGGGAAAGGGATATGttaaaaaagaggaggaggcgACAAGACTATCTCAAAAGAAGCGTGGAGCcgcagaaaaatgcagaaacaatAAAATGGCACAGGGATGAtgagaagaggagagaaaatgagCAAGTTAAGGACAAAGATATCAAGAAGCGGTGGAGACAGGATGAGAGAGAACGACGAAAGAATGTGGACGCTATGAATTGGCGCAGGGAAGATGAGAAGAGGGAAAATGAGCGAG AAACTATGTTCCAACTTCCTGTCAACAACCTTGGCAGTTTAAGAAAGGCCCggaaaactgtgaaaaaaatacttagtgACATTGGTTTGGAATACTGTAAAGAACATATAGAA gaTTTTAAGCAGTTTGAACCTAAtgacttttatttgaaaaacactACATGGGAAGATGTAGGATTGTGGGACCCATCGCTTACAAAAAATCAG GACTATCGGACAAAGCCCTTTTGCTGCAGTGCATGTCCATTTTCCTCGAAGTTCTTTTCAGCGTACAAAAGCCACTTCCGGAATGTTCATAGTGAAGACTTTGAAAATAGGATTCTCCTTAATTGTCCTTACTGTACTTTCAATGCGGACAAAAAGACTTTGGAAACgcacattaaaatatttcatgctCCAAATGCCAGTACACCGAGTGGAGGCATCAGcacttttaaagataaaaacaaacatgatAGCCTTAAACCTAAGCAGGCTGACAGTGTAGAACAAGCTGTTTATTACTGTAAGAAGTGCACTTACCGAGATCCTCTGTATGAAATAGTTAGAAAGCACATTTACAGGGAACATTTTCAGCATGTTGCTGCTCCTTACGTAGCGAAGGGAGGTGAAAAGTCACTCAATGGTGCAGTTCCGTTAAGTTCCAGTACCCGAGAGGAGGGTAGTATTCACTGCAAAAGATGCCTTTTTATGCCGAAATCATATGAAGCTTTAGTACAGCATGTTATCGAAGACCACGAACGTATAGGATATCAGGTAACAGCAATGATAGGTCACACTAATGTAGTGGTTCCAAGATCTAAACCTTTGATGCTGATAGCTCCAAAACCACAGGATAAAAAGCCCATGGGACTCCCTCAGAGGATGGGTCCCCTTTCCCCTGGAAGTGTTCGATCTCTTTCATCACAACAGATGATGAACAGACTCACCATACCAAAGCCTACGTTAAATTCTGCAGGAGTGAATATGATGTCAAATGTTCACCTACAACAAAACAATTACGGAGTCAAATCAGTACCACCAAGTTACGTTGGTCAGCCAGGGGGAAGGCTAAACTTAAGCGGTAATGCACCAGTTTCTATTCCACAACAATCGCAAACAATGAAACAGTTTTCAGCGAGTGGAAATGGAAGGCCTTATACTCTTGGAGGGGAACAGAGATCACAGGCCTCGGCGAGATACTCTCTTCAGTCTGCCaattcatcttctctttcatcAGCTCAGTTGAAACAGACGTCATTATCTCAGTCGCAGGCGGCTTCAAGAGTATTAGGTCAGTCTGGCTCGAAGTCTCCTGTAGCTGCTACAGGTCCTTCTGCTGTCAATACATCATCCACACAGAAGTGGAAAATCTGTACAATCTGTAATGAGCTGTTTCCTGAAAATGTGTATAGTGTCCACTTTGAAAAGGAGCACAAGGCTGAAAAGGTGCCTGCAGTAGCTAACTATATAATGAAAATACACAATTTCACTAGCAAGTGTCTATACTGTAATCGCTATTTACCCACTGATACATTGCTTAATCATATGTTAATACATGGTCTGTCTTGTCCGTATTGCCGTTCAACCTTCAATGATGTTGAAAAGATGGCTGCTCATATGCGAATGGTTCATGTTGATGAAGAAATGGGACCTAAAACTGATTCCACTCTAACCTTTGATTTGACATTGCAGCAGGGTAGTCACACGAACATACATCTTCTTGTAACCACCTACAACTTGAGAGATGCTCCTGCTGAATCTGTAGCTTACCATGCTCAGAATACTCCCCCAGTTCCTCCAAAACCACAGCCGAAAATCCAGGAGAAGTCTGATGTACCTGTAAAAAGTTCTCCGCAAGCAGCAGTTCCCTACAAAAAAGATGTGGGGAAAACTCTCTGTCCTCTGTGCTTTTCAATCCTAAAAGGACCCATCTCTGATGCCCTTGCACATCATCTACGGGAGAGGCACCAAGTGATTCAGACAGTTCATCCGGTTGAGAAAAAGCTAACCTACAAATGCATTCATTGCCTTGGTGTATATACTAGTAACATGACTGCCTCAACTATAACGCTGCACCTTGTTCACTGCAGAGGTGTTGGGAAGACTCAGAATGGCCAGGACAAAGGTACTTCGTCATCTCGGCTAAGTCAGTCTCCAGCTGTGGCACCTGTAAAACGTACTTATGAACACATGGAATTCTCCctaatgaagaaaaggaaaatggatgATGATGACTCCCCCTCTGCCTTTGAGGAGAAGCCTGAGGAACCTGTAGTTCTAGCATTGGACCCCAAGGGTCATGAAGATGATTCCTATGAAGccaggaaaacatttcttacaaaatattttaataagcaaCCATATCCCACTAGGAGAGAGATTGAAAAGCTGGCTGCCAGTTTGTGGCTATGGAAATCTGATATTGCGTCTCATTTTAgtaacaaaaggaagaaatgtgttAGAGATTGTGAAAAATACAAACCTGGTGTGCTGCTTGGTTTCAATATGAAAGAGTTAAACAAGGTTAAACATGAAATGGATTTTGATGCTGAATGGCTGTTTGAAAACCACGATGAAAAGAATTCCAGAGTCAATGTTAGTAAGACTgttgataaaaaaataaacttagaAAAAGACAATGAAAGTTCCTCAGACAGCTATGAAAATATAGAAGAGGAATACAATGAAAGCGGTAGTCCATTTGGTCAGCGTATTCCTGACATTGGTGGGAAAACCTCTTCTGATAGCCTAGTGGAGAACCCAGAGGACAGCATATCCAAGGAAATcattgaagaaaatacattacaGTCTCCAGAGAAGTCTGATCAAAAACAAGAGGAAAGCTCTAAATATGAAGAGATTATTTCTGCTGAAGAACCAGCAAAACTGGTAGGTGATGTTTCAGATAGCGAAGGTGATCAGGATGATCAAGATGATGCTGTTGAATGGAAAGATGGAGCCTCGCAGTCTGAAAGCGGGCCCGGCTCTCAGCAGGTTTCTGATTTTGAAGATAATACATCGGAAGTAAAACCAGAAGTGTGGACAGATGAATCCTCCCAAAGTGAAGATGCTGGTAGCAGTAAACCGACTGTTGAGACAAAAGGGGGTGGATCTGAAAGTGATGAAGAACAGTCAAAGTGGAAGAATCGTTCCTATGGAAAAGTAGAAGAGTTTTGGCCTAAGGACCAGTCGCAATGGAAAAATGCATCAGAGATTGAGGAGAGCCTGGCAAATCAGCAGATGGAATGGCAGAATAGCACAATTGACAGTGAGGATGGAGATCAGTTTGACAGTGTGACTGATGGAGTAGCAGAACCAATGCATAGCAGCTTAACTGGTGTGGAGCTGAGTAGCCAGCAAGCATAA
- the ADNP gene encoding activity-dependent neuroprotector homeobox protein isoform X3, which translates to MMPRKAFLSQKEKQARARERDMLKKRRRRQDYLKRSVEPQKNAETIKWHRDDEKRRENEQVKDKDIKKRWRQDERERRKNVDAMNWRREDEKRENERETMFQLPVNNLGSLRKARKTVKKILSDIGLEYCKEHIEDFKQFEPNDFYLKNTTWEDVGLWDPSLTKNQDYRTKPFCCSACPFSSKFFSAYKSHFRNVHSEDFENRILLNCPYCTFNADKKTLETHIKIFHAPNASTPSGGISTFKDKNKHDSLKPKQADSVEQAVYYCKKCTYRDPLYEIVRKHIYREHFQHVAAPYVAKGGEKSLNGAVPLSSSTREEGSIHCKRCLFMPKSYEALVQHVIEDHERIGYQVTAMIGHTNVVVPRSKPLMLIAPKPQDKKPMGLPQRMGPLSPGSVRSLSSQQMMNRLTIPKPTLNSAGVNMMSNVHLQQNNYGVKSVPPSYVGQPGGRLNLSGNAPVSIPQQSQTMKQFSASGNGRPYTLGGEQRSQASARYSLQSANSSSLSSAQLKQTSLSQSQAASRVLGQSGSKSPVAATGPSAVNTSSTQKWKICTICNELFPENVYSVHFEKEHKAEKVPAVANYIMKIHNFTSKCLYCNRYLPTDTLLNHMLIHGLSCPYCRSTFNDVEKMAAHMRMVHVDEEMGPKTDSTLTFDLTLQQGSHTNIHLLVTTYNLRDAPAESVAYHAQNTPPVPPKPQPKIQEKSDVPVKSSPQAAVPYKKDVGKTLCPLCFSILKGPISDALAHHLRERHQVIQTVHPVEKKLTYKCIHCLGVYTSNMTASTITLHLVHCRGVGKTQNGQDKGTSSSRLSQSPAVAPVKRTYEHMEFSLMKKRKMDDDDSPSAFEEKPEEPVVLALDPKGHEDDSYEARKTFLTKYFNKQPYPTRREIEKLAASLWLWKSDIASHFSNKRKKCVRDCEKYKPGVLLGFNMKELNKVKHEMDFDAEWLFENHDEKNSRVNVSKTVDKKINLEKDNESSSDSYENIEEEYNESGSPFGQRIPDIGGKTSSDSLVENPEDSISKEIIEENTLQSPEKSDQKQEESSKYEEIISAEEPAKLVGDVSDSEGDQDDQDDAVEWKDGASQSESGPGSQQVSDFEDNTSEVKPEVWTDESSQSEDAGSSKPTVETKGGGSESDEEQSKWKNRSYGKVEEFWPKDQSQWKNASEIEESLANQQMEWQNSTIDSEDGDQFDSVTDGVAEPMHSSLTGVELSSQQA; encoded by the exons ATGATGCCCCgtaaagcttttctttcccagaaagaaaagcaggctCGTGCCAGGGAAAGGGATATGttaaaaaagaggaggaggcgACAAGACTATCTCAAAAGAAGCGTGGAGCcgcagaaaaatgcagaaacaatAAAATGGCACAGGGATGAtgagaagaggagagaaaatgagCAAGTTAAGGACAAAGATATCAAGAAGCGGTGGAGACAGGATGAGAGAGAACGACGAAAGAATGTGGACGCTATGAATTGGCGCAGGGAAGATGAGAAGAGGGAAAATGAGCGAG AAACTATGTTCCAACTTCCTGTCAACAACCTTGGCAGTTTAAGAAAGGCCCggaaaactgtgaaaaaaatacttagtgACATTGGTTTGGAATACTGTAAAGAACATATAGAA gaTTTTAAGCAGTTTGAACCTAAtgacttttatttgaaaaacactACATGGGAAGATGTAGGATTGTGGGACCCATCGCTTACAAAAAATCAG GACTATCGGACAAAGCCCTTTTGCTGCAGTGCATGTCCATTTTCCTCGAAGTTCTTTTCAGCGTACAAAAGCCACTTCCGGAATGTTCATAGTGAAGACTTTGAAAATAGGATTCTCCTTAATTGTCCTTACTGTACTTTCAATGCGGACAAAAAGACTTTGGAAACgcacattaaaatatttcatgctCCAAATGCCAGTACACCGAGTGGAGGCATCAGcacttttaaagataaaaacaaacatgatAGCCTTAAACCTAAGCAGGCTGACAGTGTAGAACAAGCTGTTTATTACTGTAAGAAGTGCACTTACCGAGATCCTCTGTATGAAATAGTTAGAAAGCACATTTACAGGGAACATTTTCAGCATGTTGCTGCTCCTTACGTAGCGAAGGGAGGTGAAAAGTCACTCAATGGTGCAGTTCCGTTAAGTTCCAGTACCCGAGAGGAGGGTAGTATTCACTGCAAAAGATGCCTTTTTATGCCGAAATCATATGAAGCTTTAGTACAGCATGTTATCGAAGACCACGAACGTATAGGATATCAGGTAACAGCAATGATAGGTCACACTAATGTAGTGGTTCCAAGATCTAAACCTTTGATGCTGATAGCTCCAAAACCACAGGATAAAAAGCCCATGGGACTCCCTCAGAGGATGGGTCCCCTTTCCCCTGGAAGTGTTCGATCTCTTTCATCACAACAGATGATGAACAGACTCACCATACCAAAGCCTACGTTAAATTCTGCAGGAGTGAATATGATGTCAAATGTTCACCTACAACAAAACAATTACGGAGTCAAATCAGTACCACCAAGTTACGTTGGTCAGCCAGGGGGAAGGCTAAACTTAAGCGGTAATGCACCAGTTTCTATTCCACAACAATCGCAAACAATGAAACAGTTTTCAGCGAGTGGAAATGGAAGGCCTTATACTCTTGGAGGGGAACAGAGATCACAGGCCTCGGCGAGATACTCTCTTCAGTCTGCCaattcatcttctctttcatcAGCTCAGTTGAAACAGACGTCATTATCTCAGTCGCAGGCGGCTTCAAGAGTATTAGGTCAGTCTGGCTCGAAGTCTCCTGTAGCTGCTACAGGTCCTTCTGCTGTCAATACATCATCCACACAGAAGTGGAAAATCTGTACAATCTGTAATGAGCTGTTTCCTGAAAATGTGTATAGTGTCCACTTTGAAAAGGAGCACAAGGCTGAAAAGGTGCCTGCAGTAGCTAACTATATAATGAAAATACACAATTTCACTAGCAAGTGTCTATACTGTAATCGCTATTTACCCACTGATACATTGCTTAATCATATGTTAATACATGGTCTGTCTTGTCCGTATTGCCGTTCAACCTTCAATGATGTTGAAAAGATGGCTGCTCATATGCGAATGGTTCATGTTGATGAAGAAATGGGACCTAAAACTGATTCCACTCTAACCTTTGATTTGACATTGCAGCAGGGTAGTCACACGAACATACATCTTCTTGTAACCACCTACAACTTGAGAGATGCTCCTGCTGAATCTGTAGCTTACCATGCTCAGAATACTCCCCCAGTTCCTCCAAAACCACAGCCGAAAATCCAGGAGAAGTCTGATGTACCTGTAAAAAGTTCTCCGCAAGCAGCAGTTCCCTACAAAAAAGATGTGGGGAAAACTCTCTGTCCTCTGTGCTTTTCAATCCTAAAAGGACCCATCTCTGATGCCCTTGCACATCATCTACGGGAGAGGCACCAAGTGATTCAGACAGTTCATCCGGTTGAGAAAAAGCTAACCTACAAATGCATTCATTGCCTTGGTGTATATACTAGTAACATGACTGCCTCAACTATAACGCTGCACCTTGTTCACTGCAGAGGTGTTGGGAAGACTCAGAATGGCCAGGACAAAGGTACTTCGTCATCTCGGCTAAGTCAGTCTCCAGCTGTGGCACCTGTAAAACGTACTTATGAACACATGGAATTCTCCctaatgaagaaaaggaaaatggatgATGATGACTCCCCCTCTGCCTTTGAGGAGAAGCCTGAGGAACCTGTAGTTCTAGCATTGGACCCCAAGGGTCATGAAGATGATTCCTATGAAGccaggaaaacatttcttacaaaatattttaataagcaaCCATATCCCACTAGGAGAGAGATTGAAAAGCTGGCTGCCAGTTTGTGGCTATGGAAATCTGATATTGCGTCTCATTTTAgtaacaaaaggaagaaatgtgttAGAGATTGTGAAAAATACAAACCTGGTGTGCTGCTTGGTTTCAATATGAAAGAGTTAAACAAGGTTAAACATGAAATGGATTTTGATGCTGAATGGCTGTTTGAAAACCACGATGAAAAGAATTCCAGAGTCAATGTTAGTAAGACTgttgataaaaaaataaacttagaAAAAGACAATGAAAGTTCCTCAGACAGCTATGAAAATATAGAAGAGGAATACAATGAAAGCGGTAGTCCATTTGGTCAGCGTATTCCTGACATTGGTGGGAAAACCTCTTCTGATAGCCTAGTGGAGAACCCAGAGGACAGCATATCCAAGGAAATcattgaagaaaatacattacaGTCTCCAGAGAAGTCTGATCAAAAACAAGAGGAAAGCTCTAAATATGAAGAGATTATTTCTGCTGAAGAACCAGCAAAACTGGTAGGTGATGTTTCAGATAGCGAAGGTGATCAGGATGATCAAGATGATGCTGTTGAATGGAAAGATGGAGCCTCGCAGTCTGAAAGCGGGCCCGGCTCTCAGCAGGTTTCTGATTTTGAAGATAATACATCGGAAGTAAAACCAGAAGTGTGGACAGATGAATCCTCCCAAAGTGAAGATGCTGGTAGCAGTAAACCGACTGTTGAGACAAAAGGGGGTGGATCTGAAAGTGATGAAGAACAGTCAAAGTGGAAGAATCGTTCCTATGGAAAAGTAGAAGAGTTTTGGCCTAAGGACCAGTCGCAATGGAAAAATGCATCAGAGATTGAGGAGAGCCTGGCAAATCAGCAGATGGAATGGCAGAATAGCACAATTGACAGTGAGGATGGAGATCAGTTTGACAGTGTGACTGATGGAGTAGCAGAACCAATGCATAGCAGCTTAACTGGTGTGGAGCTGAGTAGCCAGCAAGCATAA